The genomic window GTGGTCTCGTACAATCCAGCCCAGCTGGTGGCGATTCCGGCCTCTTCCAGGATGGGAATGCGGTCCAGCGCTCTCATCAGGATTTCATCGGTATATTCCGGATCCAGCGACTGGTCGTAGCCGGGCGGGGTGTCTTTGTCGGCCCAGCCCAAAAGCAATCCTCCGGATTCCTTGTGACAGTACAGGCCACTGGCGATATCCACCACCATCGGGAATGAGTCGGGTAACCATGACAGAGGTGATGTTGTTGAGATTTGACGTTTGTATGGTTTGACAGGTATTTCAATTCCAGCCATCCGGCCGATTTTTTCGGCTTCAGGTCCGGCGCAGTTGATTACCAACGGGGTGGAGATAGTACCCCGGGAGGTTTCCACGCTGGTGATCTTTCCGCTTTCAGTTTTAATTCCGGTAGCCTCAACCTCCTCCAGGATATCCACACCCATCCTGCGGGAAGCGTTGACATAGCCCTGGGTAAAAACATGCGGATCACCGATGCCGTCTTTTTTGCAGAATGTTCCGCCGATAACATCATCGGTACGGACATTGGTCAAAAGATCTTTGATATCTTCACGTTCGAGCCACTCGACCGGCGCCCCGACGCTCTGTTGCAGTTTCAAATTTTGCTGGAAGACCTCTGTGTCCTCGTCGGTGGTAACCAGAAACAGGTATCCGACCTGGTCGAAGATACCTTCCTCACCGGTGTCCTCGGTAAAGCGTTCGAACAAATCCTCGGACAGAAGGCTGATTTTGACATTGATTTCAGATGAAAACTGGGCCCGGATTCCGCCTGCGCATTTTGCGGTCGCGCCGGCTCCGAGAAATTTCTCTTTTTCGAGGATACAGATGTCCTTCATGCCCAGTTTGGAGAGATGAAAGGCGATTGACGCGCCGATAATCCCGCCCCCGATGATAACACATTCTGCGCTGTTTCGCACTACACTAACCTCGCTTTCTTAGCCAAGAAAGTAATAAAGCACTGTAAGCTCAAAAGTCAAGCTAATTTGGGTATGTAAAAGCGTAGTTAAGAACTGTCTGGACGGTTAAGATTCGATCAGTAGAAAGCCCGATCTCTGTATCTAATGCGTAAGAAACAAAAAGTAAAAGCAGGCATCATGACGATGCCTGCCCCAAAATTTTGACCCTGGATGTGATTACTTCTTCTGGTTGATTGAAACCTTAAAGGTCGTTTTGGTCGGATTGAACTGGACTTTACCCTCACGAGCCAGCCATCCGAGAGCCAGGTAAATCCTGTCGGATTTGGCTTTCAGAGTAGTCTGAAGGTTGCGCGGTGAACGCGGGCCTTTGGTTTCCAGCTCATTCCAAATCTTACCAGCGATTGTGCCGATATCATGTTCCATCTTATCCTCCTGGAATGAGTTCCTTTATTTAGATAATAGATCGGCAGATTGACGATCTAATTTATATAAGTGACAATTACTATCCCGTATCAATTCTGTAATGTTTTTAGAAAAATGCAATTAAAAATATCGGCATCACCCGGAAAACTTTTCGATTTCCGACTGGATAATCTCCAGGTTTCGGTCGGGTGTAGTGACCGGAATAGAGCAGTCCGGACCGAGCATAAACGGATTCTCCTTTGAAAAGGCGTAATAGTCCGAAACCATTTTACGCAGTTCGTCCTCGCTGCCATCCTGCAACAGCCCCTTGCGTTCGACTCCGCCCAGTACCACTTTGTCCGGCAACATCTTGGCGCCTTGCGGAGCATCCGGATTGGAGCTTTCGTTAATATCCCAGTTGACAATCCGGATCGGGTAATCGGTGAACATAGACAGCATGTTGTGATGAGAGCAGACATGGAGTATGTTCAACCGGGTCATCGGGATAATTTCCTCCAGAAGCATCAGGTCGTACTTGCGTCCAAACTGCCGATATTCATCTTCGGTAATCAGAGCAGTCGAAGCCCACTGGGTGGTGGCGAAAAAGATACCGTCGATCCCTTTTTTCATGATCTCTTTAATAAAATCAATGAATGTCAACGTGATATTTTCGAGCGCTTGATGAAGCGCGTCGGGATTACTGCGGATCTGGTCGACCAGAAACGGATCGTCCTTGACCAGGTCGCCGGCGATCGAGATCGGGTTGAAGACGGTCATGACGATTGGGAGATCGTTTGCTGAAGCTTTCCTGATTATCTCGACCGCGTCGATATGTTCTTTCAGGACAGTCGCTTCGGTCGGTTTGAGACGGTAAATCTTGTCCCAGTCAGAACTCTTTTCAACAGCGAAAGCGAGCCTTTCGGGTTTGTCTTCGGGTTTGCCTGTATACTTGTATTTGTTTCCCCAGTCCTCCAGGTGATAGGAGGCGCGCGGATTGATTTTCATGAAATCCCAGTCGTACTTGTCCTGAAATTTGAGCATCGCGCTGGAAAGCTGTTCGGCGGTCGATTCGCTGTCGTAAAAATGACGCCAAAAGCTGACCGGCATCCGATCCGGTTTGTGGCCGTTGAGTACTGCTTCAATTCGTTCTCTGTGATTCATTTCTCTCCCCTTAATCTGTCTGATCCACAACCGTTTAACAGTTATTATATTGCAAATTCCAAACAGATGTTCCATCGGGGTAATATATTCCTTCCCAAAAATCAAGCGAAAAATCTGTGTTAATAAAGTTCTAACCACTCGCGGTTCGACGGAATGCCGGTAAATCACCGAAAATAGTGGCTTTGTAGAGATTTTGAACGGATTAAAACAGGGGTATTGAATTTTGCCATACCTGCCCGATAATTTAAGTGAGAAAGGGAGTATCAAGAGGTGAATAAAGCCAAGATCCTGGTAGTCGACGATGAAGATTCCATGCGGGATTTCATGTCGATTATGCTCTCCAAAGAGGGCTACGATGTGATTCAGGCGGCCTCCGGGCCGGAAGCGCTGGATTTTATCCAGAAGAGCAGTCCCGATGTGGTCATTACGGATATGATGATGCCGGAGATGAGCGGTCTGGAGCTTCTGACACAGGCCCGCCAGTATGAGAACAGCCCCTCGTTTATCGTGATGACCGCTTTTGCGTCGGTCGATTCCGCTATCGAGGCGATGAAAAAGGGCGCGTATGATTATATCACCAAACCTTTTAAGGTGGATGAGGTGAAGCTGGCTGTTAAAAAGCTTCTGGAAAAAGAAACGATCTCGAAAGAGAATACAAGCCTCAAGCAGGAGCTCTCCAAAAAATTCTCCCTGGACAACTTCATCGGGCAGGACCCGAAGATCGTGCGCATGAAAGAGATCGTCCAGAAACTGGCCAAATCCGAGAGCACCGCCCTGATCCTGGGTGAAAGCGGTACCGGCAAGGATTTGGTGGCCAACGCGGTTCACTACCACTCCAACCGGGTCGGCAAACCGTTTATCACACTAAACTGCGCCGCTATCCCGGATACCCTGCTGGAAAGCGAACTGTTCGGCTACAAGAAAGGCGCGTTCACCGGCGCATACAAAGACAAAGATGGTGTCTTCAAAGCGGCCGACAGCGGGACTTTGTTCTTAGATGAGGTCGGAAATACATCCCTGGCGATCCAGATGAAGCTCTTGCGGGTACTGGATGACCAGGAGATCATGCCGGTCGGTTCGACCGAAAAAATGAAAGTCAATGTGCGCCTGATCGCGGCCACCAATGCTAATTTAGAAGAAGAGGTGAAGGCTGGCAATTTCCGCGAGGACCTGTATTATCGCCTGAATGTTTTCACCGTCCAGATTCCGCCCCTGCGCGAACGGCGCGAGGATATCGCGCTTCTGGTGGATCATTTCAACCGGTTTTACTGCGCCAAAATGGGTGTGGAGGAGAAGACGATTTCGCCCGACACGCTCAAGGTGCTGTTGTCCTATGACTGGCCGGGCAATGTGCGCGAGCTGGAGAATACGATCGAACGGGCGCTGGTGGTATCGACCGGACCCCTGATCAATTCCGAGGACCTGCCGGAAAAAGTTCGGGGTGGTTCTATGGTCAAGGAGATGGCTGAATCCTCGGTGGCCGACAGCGGACAGGCCAGGGATGCTTCACCTACTCTGGAATCGGTGGAAAAGGCTTATATCTTCTGGGTCCTGAATCAGACCGGATGGAACAAGACCAAGACCGCCAAAACCCTCGGGATCGACGCTTCTACGTTATACCGCAAAATCGACCGCTACGGTTTGAAGAAGGTTCAGTAAGGCAGATTGCTTCGTCACTGTGCTCTTCGCCATGATATGGATACGCGAATCATCATTACGACCGAGTTCCAATCTGTGATTGAGAACGAGCGGAGACATCTCAATCATAGGATTTCTCCATGTCAGGTCACAGGTTTCCGACAAAGTCGTCAATTCAGGACCTGCCATAACGAAGCGAGAGATCCTCACGTCGTTTTCGATCGCTGATCGAAACTCCTCAGCATGACGACAGCGTGCGGTCAGGTATCTTTCCGGACCGAAAACAAATCAAAGTCTTGTCATTACGACCGAGGAATCTGGCAATTAATCGAAGTCGCAAAAGCTAAAACCCGCCCAGACGTTTGCCGGCTAAGAGATGGATATGCAGATGAAATATTATTTGACCGCCACCGCGTCCGTTGTTGATGATCATCCGAAAACCGCTTTCATCGATTTCCAGCTGTTTGGCAACCTTTCTGATCACGTCCTGCAACATCGGCAGAACCTCGGGCGGAGTTTTCAGAAATGTGCTGTAATGCTCTTTGGGGCAGACTAAAAGATGAATCGGCGCGGAGGGATTGATATCCTTGAAGACGATCGCTTCCTCATCCTCATAGATGATATCGGCCGGCTCTTGCCTGCCGGCTATTTTACAGAAAATACAATCGGGTGACATTTGTGACCTCCATGTTTCCGGTATTATATCAAAGCGGAAAATGATTGCAAGCATATACCGAACATAACCACCAGAGAAGTTTATTGTTTCGGTAGCGTTGCTTTGGGATAAGTCGAAAAATCATAAGGAATTGCCAAATAGTGCTTGACAGGTATAGATTTACGCATTAATTGTGAAAATATTCACAACGGGTTGCGCTCGAAGGACTGTTTGTGTATATTACCCGTTTAAAATGCGAAGTAACAGACCAAGTTTAACCCTAAATTCCTGGACAAGGAGGAACGATGGCAGGTTTGAAGGAAAAATTTGCCGCCAAGATCCCCGTATGGGGTGAGGAAATAAAAAAGATCCTGAAGGAAAAAGGTGACGTCAAGATTTCCGACGTCAACGTCCAGCAGGCTTATGGCGGTATGCGTGGTGTCAAGGGCATGATCTGTGATACCTCGGTTGTGGAACCCGACAAGGGCTTGATAATCCGCGGAACCCCGATTCTTGAGCTGACCGATAAGCTTCCGGAAGAGATCTTCTTTCTGCTTCTGACCGGCGATATGCCGACTGATGACGATGTCAAGGATCTGCGCGAAGAGTATAAGAAACGTGCCGAAGTGCCCCAGTATGTCTGGGATGTGCTCAAGGCCATGCCCAAGACCTCGCATCCGATGGCGATGTTCGACACCGCTGTCCTGGTGATGGAGAACGAGTCGATCTTCCGCAAGAGATATGCCGAAGGTCTTTCCAAGAGCGAGTACTGGGATGCTGTCTATGAAGACGGACTGAATCTTCTGGCCAAACTGCCGGAAATCGGTGCCGGTGTTTATCGTATTCGTTACGACAAGGGCGACCTGATCAAGCCCGATCCGAAACTCAGCTGGGGCGCCAATTTCGCCCACATGATGGGTATCGACGATGATACTTTCTACAAGGGCATGGAACTCTATTTCACCCTGCATTGCGACCATGAGGGCGGTAACGTTTCGGCCTTCAGTTGCCACACGATTGCTTCAGCTTTGTCCGATCCGTATTATTCGGTTTCGGGCGGTCTGAATGGTCTGGCCGGTCCTCTGCATGGCCTGG from Candidatus Zixiibacteriota bacterium includes these protein-coding regions:
- a CDS encoding FAD-dependent oxidoreductase, with product MRNSAECVIIGGGIIGASIAFHLSKLGMKDICILEKEKFLGAGATAKCAGGIRAQFSSEINVKISLLSEDLFERFTEDTGEEGIFDQVGYLFLVTTDEDTEVFQQNLKLQQSVGAPVEWLEREDIKDLLTNVRTDDVIGGTFCKKDGIGDPHVFTQGYVNASRRMGVDILEEVEATGIKTESGKITSVETSRGTISTPLVINCAGPEAEKIGRMAGIEIPVKPYKRQISTTSPLSWLPDSFPMVVDIASGLYCHKESGGLLLGWADKDTPPGYDQSLDPEYTDEILMRALDRIPILEEAGIATSWAGLYETTPDHHAILGKVPEVEGFLCANGFSGHGFMHAPGVGLLMAELI
- a CDS encoding response regulator — encoded protein: MNKAKILVVDDEDSMRDFMSIMLSKEGYDVIQAASGPEALDFIQKSSPDVVITDMMMPEMSGLELLTQARQYENSPSFIVMTAFASVDSAIEAMKKGAYDYITKPFKVDEVKLAVKKLLEKETISKENTSLKQELSKKFSLDNFIGQDPKIVRMKEIVQKLAKSESTALILGESGTGKDLVANAVHYHSNRVGKPFITLNCAAIPDTLLESELFGYKKGAFTGAYKDKDGVFKAADSGTLFLDEVGNTSLAIQMKLLRVLDDQEIMPVGSTEKMKVNVRLIAATNANLEEEVKAGNFREDLYYRLNVFTVQIPPLRERREDIALLVDHFNRFYCAKMGVEEKTISPDTLKVLLSYDWPGNVRELENTIERALVVSTGPLINSEDLPEKVRGGSMVKEMAESSVADSGQARDASPTLESVEKAYIFWVLNQTGWNKTKTAKTLGIDASTLYRKIDRYGLKKVQ
- a CDS encoding HIT domain-containing protein translates to MSPDCIFCKIAGRQEPADIIYEDEEAIVFKDINPSAPIHLLVCPKEHYSTFLKTPPEVLPMLQDVIRKVAKQLEIDESGFRMIINNGRGGGQIIFHLHIHLLAGKRLGGF
- a CDS encoding citrate (Si)-synthase, whose translation is MAGLKEKFAAKIPVWGEEIKKILKEKGDVKISDVNVQQAYGGMRGVKGMICDTSVVEPDKGLIIRGTPILELTDKLPEEIFFLLLTGDMPTDDDVKDLREEYKKRAEVPQYVWDVLKAMPKTSHPMAMFDTAVLVMENESIFRKRYAEGLSKSEYWDAVYEDGLNLLAKLPEIGAGVYRIRYDKGDLIKPDPKLSWGANFAHMMGIDDDTFYKGMELYFTLHCDHEGGNVSAFSCHTIASALSDPYYSVSGGLNGLAGPLHGLANQECLKWVLALMESVGNRAPSNDEVKDYAWKTLNSGSVIPGYGHAVLRVTDPRFTAFVEFGKKHLPDSPVLNTVATVFDVVPDVLKEHGKAKNPWPNVDAGSGAILHHYGITEFEYYTVLFSISRAMGMISQQIINRAMMIPITRPKSVSTEWVKEQTGL